The Planktothrix agardhii NIES-204 genomic interval AAGATTTAGCAGATGTTACGGATATTTCTTTAGAAGAAACAACTAAAATTATGGATAAAATTATGAGTAAAGGATGGATGAATATTGATGAAGAAAAACAAATGATTCATTTACTCAATCTCAAACATTTAAACCATCTTTCTAGCCAATAAATCCCAAATATTCAACGCTAAAATTCAGCGTTGTTAATTTTCCCTTCTCTTTGACGGAGGGGAAAATTATTGTTTATTAACAATTTTTTTTATCTTTAAAAATCATGACTGAAGCAACTCAAACCCGTGCTTATAATCAAGCTATAATTATTCCTAGCTTACAGTATTGGGTAGCCATTCCTAAACCAGAATCCCATTTATTTGAAGTTACCTTACGGATTCAAAAAGATATTATTTCATCCTCCGTATTAGATTTAAAAATGCCCGTTTGGACTCCGGGCTCCTATTTAGTGCGGGAATATTCCCGACATTTACAGGATTTTGCTGTTCGTGACCAGGATGGAAGCCCTTTAAATTGGCAAAAAATTAGTAAAAATCATTGGCGAATTACAACTAATTCCGCCACAGAAATCACAGTTGATTATCGAATTTTTGCGAATGAATTAAGTGTAAGAACCAATCATTTAGATAGTTCCCATGGTTATTTTAATGGGGCGGCTTTATTTTTATATGTACCCGAATATAAACAACAATCAATTCAAGTCACCATAGAACCCCCTAAAAATTGGATGGTTAGCACCACTTTACCCCCGGTTTCCCATCAACCTAATACGTTTTATGCTGATAATTTTGATACCTTAGTTGATAGTCCCTTTGAAATCGGAACCCATCGTTTATATGAATTTGAAATCGAGGGAAAATCCCATCAATTAGCGATTTGGGGCGAAGGAAATCTTAATCCTGAAAGGTTAATTACGGATTTCCAAAAAGTTATCGCCATAGAATCGGAATTATTTGGGGGACTACCCTACGAACGTTATTTATTTTTGTTACATCTTTCTAATCATGGTTTTGGTGGTTTAGAACATAAAGAGTCTTGTTCTTTAATTTATTCTCGATTTGGCTTCCGTAGTCCCGATAAATATAATAGATTTATGCAGTTAGTCGCCCATGAATTTTTCCATTTATGGAACGTTAAACGCATTCGTCCGAAAGCATTAGAAGTGTTTGATTATGAACAGGAAAATTATACTCCTTCCCTGTGGTTTTCCGAAGGAACAACCAGTTATTACGATATGGTAATTCCCTATCGGGCGAGAATTTTTGATGTTAAGGGCTTTTTTCATGCCATTTCTAAAGAAATTACTCGCTTACAAACCATTCCCGGGCGGTTAGTTCAACCATTAAGTGAATCGAGTTGGGA includes:
- a CDS encoding peptidase M61 domain-containing protein, with product MTEATQTRAYNQAIIIPSLQYWVAIPKPESHLFEVTLRIQKDIISSSVLDLKMPVWTPGSYLVREYSRHLQDFAVRDQDGSPLNWQKISKNHWRITTNSATEITVDYRIFANELSVRTNHLDSSHGYFNGAALFLYVPEYKQQSIQVTIEPPKNWMVSTTLPPVSHQPNTFYADNFDTLVDSPFEIGTHRLYEFEIEGKSHQLAIWGEGNLNPERLITDFQKVIAIESELFGGLPYERYLFLLHLSNHGFGGLEHKESCSLIYSRFGFRSPDKYNRFMQLVAHEFFHLWNVKRIRPKALEVFDYEQENYTPSLWFSEGTTSYYDMVIPYRARIFDVKGFFHAISKEITRLQTIPGRLVQPLSESSWDTWIKLYRRESHSDNNQISYYLKGELVSFLLDLLIRSKHGNSRSLDDVMRQMWKEFGQPEIGFTPEQLEQIIESVAETSLSDFFQQYLYGITELPYNEYLEPFGLQLIAETTDETPYLGCKVASEKGKEIIKFVETNSPAETAGLDINDELLALNGFKVTSDQFHERLKDYKPGDIVELTFFHQDLLRTCQVTLTYPRPNHYKIISVAQPTPEQKRNFEGWLGCPYHNL